A section of the Osmia lignaria lignaria isolate PbOS001 chromosome 16, iyOsmLign1, whole genome shotgun sequence genome encodes:
- the LOC117600694 gene encoding cytosolic carboxypeptidase 6, with amino-acid sequence MSEAEESDSEDSDTEGGLGNVNKMVMRPPGHSGKAKKGHICFDASFETGNLGRVDLISEFEYDLFIRPDTCNPRLRLWFNFTVDNVKSEQRVVFNIVNISRSANLFRHGMTPLVKSSSKPKWQRIPRDQVFYYKSAQHQNHYVLSFAFSFDREEDVYQFALSYPYSYNRYLAHLDNLCTRITCTKRETLATSIQKRKIELITISSNLDDTRDRSRRVVVVLARIHPGESPSSFVCQGLMDFLVSSHPIAQVLRNYVVFKVVPMLNPDGVFLGNYRSTAIGADLNRSWNKISDWIHPALVAIKPMLKNLDKSSRTPLDCVLDLHAHTNATGIFVYGNTYDDVYRYERHIVLPKLLAQHAEGYEMGHTMYNQDPHKAGTARRYLCSILKEHVNCYSIEVSMYGYNRKATTEIFPYTDEGCILSSYTSIANSNAEV; translated from the exons ATGTCCGAGGCCGAGGAGAGTG ACAGCGAAGACAGCGATACGGAGGGTGGACTGGGCAACGTGAATAAGATGGTAATGCGACCACCGGGTCACAGCGGGAAAGCTAAGAAAGGACACATCTGTTTCGATGCCTCCTTCGAGACAGGGAACCTGGGCAGGGTGGATCTTATCTCAGAGTTCGAATACGATCTATTCATCAGACCGGACACCTGCAACCCACGTCTTCGTCTGTGGTTCAATTTCACTGTGGATAACGTGAAGTCCGAGCAACGAGTCGTCTTTAACATCGTCAACATTTCCAGAAGTGCTAATCTCTTTCGACACGGAATGACACCGTTGGTGAAGAGCAGCAGCAAACCTAAGTGGCAGAGGATTCCAAGGGACCAA GTGTTCTACTACAAGTCCGCGCAGCATCAGAATCACTATGTCCTAAGCTTCGCCTTCTCCTTCGACCGCGAGGAGGACGTGTATCAATTCGCTCTGTCTTATCCGTACTCGTACAACCGATACCTAGCGCATCTAGACAACCTCTGCACAAGGATAACTTGCACAAAGAGAGAGACCCTAGCCACGTCTATTCAGAAGAGGAAAATCGAGCTAATCACGATAAGCTCGAACCTGGACGATACTCGAGATCGATCCAGAAGAGTCGTAGTCGTTCTCGCCAGGATTCATCCGGGCGAATCACCGTCTTCCTTCGTCTGCCAAGGTCTAATGGACTTTCTGGTTAGCTCCCACCCCATCGCTCAAGTCCTGAGGAACTACGTCGTCTTCAAAGTAGTACCGATGCTAAATCCTGACGGCGTATTTCTTGGCAATTATAG ATCCACAGCGATAGGCGCAGATTTGAACCGTTCTTGGAACAAAATCTCTGATTGGATTCATCCTGCTCTAGTGGCGATCAAACCCATGCTGAAGAATCTTGACAAAAGCAGCCGTACCCCTTTAGACTGCGTGCTGGATTTGCATGCTCATACAAATGCCACAGGGATCTTTGTTTATGGGAACACGTACGATGATGTGTACAG GTACGAGAGGCACATCGTTTTGCCGAAGTTATTGGCGCAACACGCCGAAGGTTATGAAATGGGACACACGATGTACAATCAGGATCCACACAAGGCAGGGACCGCCCGTCGTTATCTATGCTCCATTCTCAAGGAACACGTCAATTGTTACAGCATCGAGGTATCAATGTACGGATACAATAGAAAGGCTACCACTGAAATATTCCCGTACACCGACGAAGGATGTATCCTTTCTAGTTATACATCGATCGCTAATTCGAATGCAGAAGTCTAA